In Pararge aegeria chromosome 5, ilParAegt1.1, whole genome shotgun sequence, one DNA window encodes the following:
- the LOC120623600 gene encoding uncharacterized protein LOC120623600 — MDEDEKLIYLVQKYDCLFNVKAKTYSDKNCRKNAWQKVSGEMQISEAECQKRWKRIRDCYKKAIRLRQFKSGSARSNDKPIRFEKELEFLKPYLQNKPQTSNLESSEENDVNTDTDTNLSVASPSRPESQLSSHSDTTRKKSQPLSQMLFAQYLENKKTEEDPTDTFFLSMSKTVKRMPIQMQVLLKRQILLLVTDAEIKVASNEMCTFQPETTNINSTQANTSSSIGYTTELRTESESLQLQSNSTNCISNSNTYKMQPNTGYYTTQLPTIYTPSNTYSMQSKTSSSSNSIIPNQFENSTSSRYRVEDRMEDLDLPPSPYIPLPIGTTTRQQRDGDNDYS, encoded by the exons ATGGACGaagatgaaaaattaatttatttagtacagaAGTATGATTGTCTGTTTAACGTCAAGGCGAAAACCTACAGTGATAAAAATTGTAGGAAAAATGCCTGGCAAAAAGTAAGCGGTGAAATGCAAATTTCTG AGGCAGAGTGTCAAAAGCGGTGGAAAAGAATTCGAGATTGTTACAAGAAAGCAATTAGGCTAAGACAGTTTAAGAGTGGTTCTGCTAGATCAAATGATAAGCCAATAAGATTTGAAAAAGAATTGGAGTTTTTAAAACCATACTTGCAGAACAAACCACAGACGTCTAACTTAGAGAGCTCCGAAGAAAATGACGTAAACACTGATACCGACACAAACTTGTCCGTTGCGTCGCCATCTCGACCCGAATCACAATTATCCAGTCATTCCGATACTACTCGAAAGAAGTCACAACCACTATCACAAATGTTATTCGCacaatatttggaaaataagaaaacagaAGAAGATCCAACGGACACTTTTTTTCTCTCTATGTCCAAAACGGTTAAACGGATGCCAATACAAATGCAAGTGCTACTGAAACGACAGATATTGCTTTTAGTAACTGACGCGGAAATAAAAGTTGCTTCGAATGAAATGTGCACCTTTCAACCTGAAACAACTAATATCAACTCAACGCAAGCAAATACTTCTTCATCCATCGGCTATACAACAGAACTACGAACCGAATCAGAAAGTCTTCAGCTACAATCTAATTCCACTAACTGTATTTCTAATTCCAACACTTATAAAATGCAGCCAAATACCGGGTATTATACAACACAGCTACCAACCATTTATACTCCTTCTAACACATACTCAATGCAGTCAAAAACGTCATCCAGTAGCAACAGCATAATCCCTAATCAGTTCGAAAATAGCACTTCTTCGAGATATCGTGTGGAAGATCGTATGGAAGATCTCGACCTGCCACCTTCACCATACATACCATTGCCGATTGGGACGACGACGCGGCAacaaagggatggtgataatgacTACAGTTAA
- the LOC120623598 gene encoding protein ALP1-like produces the protein MVDIDLIMIALISEAEEEESEFTSAAEDRKIKRKFWVHELWKKRHILGEFRTLCSNDLSLDPRYFYDYYKMGLDKFENLVNILRPHIQKQETNLRIPISVEERISICLRFMTTAISFQALAQSYRVGYSTVLTIVHEVSAAIWKHLQPIVMPKPTQELWTKIEEEFRTIWNFPNCIGAIDGKHVNIRAPWNSGSLYFNYKKYFSTVLLAVVDAKYKFIIVDIGAYGRNSDSGILNNSKFGQRLQNNTIGIPPNKRLPGMIEEMPLVFVGDEAFPLSEHIMRPYPGNQVSDNHDKKIFNYRLSRARRLVESAFGILTQKFEVFQKKIKMQPMHLDSMILACTCLHNYVRENYELENLELPSDSILQDIRSVDYHTMTNAMVIRETFKSYFISEHGAVPWQTEMIRRC, from the exons ATGGTTGATATCGATCTTATCATGATTGCTCTAATATCAGAAGCTGAAGAGGAAGAAAGTGAATTTACATCAGCAGCTgaggatagaaaaataaaacgaaaattttGGGTTCACGAGTTATGGAAGAAAAGACATATACTTGGCGAATTCAGAACACTCTGTAGTAATGATTTAAGTCTGGACCcaagatatttttatgattattataaaatgggtttagataagtttgaaaatttggtaaatattttgAGGCCTCACATCCAAAAGCAAGAAACAAatttaagaatacctatttccgTTGAAGAGCGGATATCAATATGCTTGAG ATTTATGACTACAGCAATTAGCTTTCAAGCCTTAGCTCAAAGTTATCGAGTTGGATACAGCACTGTTTTAACAATTGTACATGAAGTTTCCGCAGCAATATGGAAACATTTACAGCCAATTGTCATGCCGAAGCCAACACAAGAATTATGGACTAAAATAGAGGAGGAGTTCAGAACCATATGGAATTTTCCTAATTGTATAGGGGCAATTGACGGTAAACACGTCAATATAAGAGCTCCCTGGAATAGCGGCAGTTTGTACttcaattacaaaaaatattttagtactgTCTTGTTAGCTGTTGTTGACGCAAAGTACAAATTCATTATTGTTGACATCGGAGCATATGGACGTAACAGCGATAGTGGCATATTAAACAATTCTAAATTTGGACaacgattacaaaataatacgaTTGGTATACCGCCTAATAAAAGGTTGCCAGGTATGATAGAGGAAATGCCACTTGTTTTTGTAGGAGACGAAGCATTTCCCTTGTCCGAACACATCATGAGACCATATCCTGGAAATCAGGTGTCTGACAATCATGataagaaaatttttaattatcgcTTAAGCCGAGCAAGGCGCTTAGTAGAAAGTGCTTTCGGAATTCTGACACAAAAATTTgaggtttttcaaaaaaaaataaaaatgcaaccaATGCATCTTGATTCTATGATTCTTGCATGCACATGTTTGCATAATTACGTAAGAGAAAATTACGAACTCGAAAACTTGGAATTGCCAAGTGATAGTATATTACAAGATATACGGTCAGTCGATTACCATACTATGACAAATGCCATGGTGATCAGAGAGACattcaaatcttattttatatccgAGCATGGGGCAGTACCATGGCAAACTGAAATGATCAGACGATGTTAA